The sequence GACGACTTAATGGCGCGCCGTAAAGTGCGCCCGCCACGTGATTGGCATGATACCGGTGCTGGTGGCGATGGGTCTGGCGGTTCTGATGCTCGTTCTTCTGACAGCCCGTCTGTGGGTGACCCTGCTAACCAGCATTAATGCTAGGCGCCGCCACATGCTTCAGTGTGGCGGCGTTTCTTTTTTTGGCTGAAAAGCCTGTCTATTATTTCACGGGAAAAAGCGTTAGCGCTCTCACATTTATCATGCTTCTTCATTGTGGTTCCCGTTCTATCGATTTGTCTTCCCCTAAAGTGATGGGTGTTTTAAATGTAACGCCAGATTCTTTTTTTGATGGCGGTAAGCATTACGCCGCATCAGGGGGTGAGTCGCGCCTCTTGATTGATCACGCCGTGAAAGCGGCTGAAGCGATGGTCTTGGCTGGCGCGGCATTTATCGACGTTGGCGGTGAGTCCACGCGGCCAGGCGCGGCCGATGTAAGTGCTCAGCAGGAAGCCGATAGAGTGCTGCCTGTGGTGGAGGCTTTGGCGAGTCGTGTAGATGCTGTTGTTTCGGTTGATACGTCAACAGCCTTGGTCATGGTCGAGGCATGCCGTCTTGGCGCGGGCTTGCTTAACGATGTGCGTGCGCTTGAGCGCGAGGGCGCGTTGGCTGCAGCAATAACAACAGGGTTACCTATTTGTTTGATGCATATGCAAGGTAATCCCGCCACAATGCAGGATAATCCCGCTTACATTGATGTCGTGGGCGACGTTAGTCAATATTTGGCCGCGCGTATAGCGCTGGTGGTAGACACTGCGTCTGAGTTAGGTATGGTGCCGCCTCAGCTGGTGTTAGATCCTGGGTTCGGATTTGGTAAAACAGATAATCATAATATTGCTCTTCTTAATGGGTTGACCGAGCTTTCGGCGCTGCGGCTCCCATTGTTAGTAGGGCTTTCGCGTAAATCGATGCTGGGGCGGCTGCTGGGGCGACCGCCGAGTGAGCGATTGGCTGGGAGTTTGGCGTTGGCACTTATCGCGGCGCAAAATGGCGCAAATATTATTCGGGTGCACGATGTGCCCGAAACAATGGATGTAATAACACTACTACAACAGGTCAAGAATGGGGGACACCATAGTGGCGCGTAAATATTTTGGTACAGATGGGATTCGGGGCAAGGTTGGCGAAGGTGTGATTACCCCGCAGTTTTTTTTACAGCTCGGCTGGGCCGTAGGAAAGGTACTTGCAGAACAGAAAGATCATACGGGCAATGGCACCGTCTTGATCGGTAAAGATACGCGTATTTCTGGCTATATGTTCGAGTCTGCGCTGGAGGCCGGGTTGATAGCGGCAGGCGTCGATGTGGGGCTGCTAGGCCCAATGCCAACGCCCGCCATCGCATACTTGACTCGAACGTTTCAGGCGAGTGCGGGGATTGTTATTAGTGCATCCCATAACCCTTATGGGGATAATGGTATCAAGCTGTTTAACACTCAGGGAACAAAGTTGGCCGATGAAGTGGAGCTGGCTATAGAGGCTCAAATTGATAAGCCGATGACAACTGCGTCAAAGCTGGGTAAGGCACGGCGTATACCCGATGCAGAAGGTCGGTATATCGAATTTTGTAAAGGAACGCTGCCTTGGGGC is a genomic window of Teredinibacter purpureus containing:
- the folP gene encoding dihydropteroate synthase — protein: MLLHCGSRSIDLSSPKVMGVLNVTPDSFFDGGKHYAASGGESRLLIDHAVKAAEAMVLAGAAFIDVGGESTRPGAADVSAQQEADRVLPVVEALASRVDAVVSVDTSTALVMVEACRLGAGLLNDVRALEREGALAAAITTGLPICLMHMQGNPATMQDNPAYIDVVGDVSQYLAARIALVVDTASELGMVPPQLVLDPGFGFGKTDNHNIALLNGLTELSALRLPLLVGLSRKSMLGRLLGRPPSERLAGSLALALIAAQNGANIIRVHDVPETMDVITLLQQVKNGGHHSGA